gagggggggggggggcggtggcagCGAGAGAGGGCAAGTCACACTCtcatttattttcatattcaaggctaCTCAGTAATGTTATTACACCCTATACATCGCCgctagggattagccgagcggtccaaggcgctgtagtcatggactgtggggctggtcccggaggaggttcgagtcctccctcgggcatgggtgtgtgtgtttgtccttaggataatttaggttaagtagtgtgtcagcttagggactgatgactttagcagtggagtcccgtaagatttcacacacatttgaacattttcaacacCCTATACATCATTTGTGTCAAACGACAGGACGTTATCAGCACGATGAGGCATTAGTGGGCCATGTATAATATTAATGCACGCTGGATGTTCATGGTAACTCTCATTCGAATATTATTTTTTTTGGAGTTGGGAACAAGGaggcagtttgtttatttaataataaatcTTCCCGTGAACATATGGGGCTTGGAAGCCATGTGTAGCTAATAGGGTGAGGAACATATTGAACCACTTACTGGGCACAGAATGCTGGTTCCAAGCATGTCCCACACTGGTGTGCAGACAAGTGCTTTTGGCCAAAGAGGCGAAAGAAGCTCCCTACCTGTATCTAACTGTTTGTAGTTTCTTGCCACAAAAAGCGACAGGGGCGCAGGAGAGAAGTAGGTCGCCCAGCCGAGGTGTTCTGACAGTGTCGTAAGCGTCCATTGCGTAAAGAGATGGCGTCTTTAAAACTCTGTGTGGATCTTTGGTTAGGGTTGGCTGGAGGGTAGAGAAGACGAGTGAGAGGGAAGACATGGTGCTCGTGGAGCCTTGTGATTGGCATGAAACCCTTCTGGGGGTGGTTGTGTGGGTAGTCTTTTCTACTTTACCGAGGTTTGATGGGAAGGGAGGAGTGGAGAAATGGGGCTTCTGGTTTAGACTCCAGTCTGGAGTGGAGATTCTGGTCCTCACTCTTGTTGTGACGGGGTTGTACTTGGGACACCAAGTCCTGAGTGTCACTTTACACTATCATTGGTCTTGACtcgagagcctgtggtgaagtgtTAGCCGTACCAACAACTGAGACCTCAGTCATCTAGGACTACTCACTGTGCTAAGGACAATCTTATTCGTACAAGATGTGCCGCTTTGACATTGGATCTCCTTGTGTGCACTGCCATAAAAGTGAGTGAGTTTAGTCCATGCTATAACAAGCGAACTGGAGTGTCACAGGCTGGAATCTACTGAGATTTCAGGGCTTCATCAGAGAGGAATTACGATCCATCTAAGAGATCGTTAGCCTGCAACTTTGTTTATTTCGTGCCCGCGATAACAAATGACATGCGTCTCACGTCACCACTTTGCAGACGCTTGCACTGCAGCCCTCACCTGAGACAGAGCTACGCATCGGGAAAGCTCTgtcttgttagggcaaacagaatgACATcttcgccacttgttctcagctgcaccaacataGTACACCAACATTCTGTGCcgaataaatccatcaaagtctatTCAAGGTTACATAATTTCAGATTGATTTATCTGTCTTTGAGCCATGGTAAATACGTTAAACAGACAAATGTTAGTCTTTACCAATCAAACGCCACGCAGTGGAGTGCTAATTATTCGTTGCTtctatttgtgttgccaacagtAGATGATTTGTCATCTCACTTGACTTCTGTTGCTTGtcctattttatgatcaataaagCTTTGCCGTTTTTTTGATAAAAGTTTAATCCCCTGTGACACATTAATCACCCTTCAATAATCGACTACAATAATGACATGGCCGTCCTTTCAATAGATTATTTTAGCAATCAAGCTGTATTTAAGATTCTGATAAAAATGATAAACTCCAACGCAGGCTAGCAACAACCACCATGGGCAGGGAGCAGATTCAATTTAGCAGACGCATGGACAGGCAGATAAGTGGAAGGCTTACAAGTTAAAGTGATTGCGGTCAGGGCGTACACTTACAGTCGCCAGTAGCCTTTAAAATGAAACCgccagaccactgtagtcttgcaaCGTGGTTAGGCTGATAAGAAAGTGTTGAATTTCCACCCACATCTCCCAATCTAACGTCGATAGATAGATAGGTCTGTGAGGAACTCTGAAGGTCACTAATGCGCTCCTTTGGGTTAAAGCGATGCAAGGTGCAGCGCAAGTGGCTGTGGAGTGGAATGCTGGACCAGGAAAACGTGCAAAGGTAGCAGCAGCATTCACAGTTACATacgcagattttttaaaaaataaggttaCAGTTAGCAAACAGCATTTCCAGATGATTAGAAAGTAGCTTGACACAGCCAAAAAAAAAAGGATGCGACgcaaaaattgcgtcgcaattaaaaaGATGAGGCTCCATGCCATCTTTTTCGGATGACAAAAAAGGGGTTGCCGTCGCCGTATTAACCCTCTCCTGGGAATCCATATGTTTTGTAGGTTTCAGCACTACTGCTGACTATGGCCATCGAACTATCAAAGTAtggatgcgacatagaaattggGTCGCAAGCAAAAACTACAGGCCACATGCAGACCTTCTACAAGAGACTAATACAGCTGCGGTCAGCGCATggagctctcctgggagtccagcagTTTGTAGCCGATGCACCACTGTCCGTTTAGTGTAACCCTCGAACATGCCtagtaaggatgcgacacagaaattgcgtcgcaattaaaagGAACAGGCTCCATGCCATCTTTTTCCGAAGAGAAAAACGCGGCTGCTGTCGCCGTATTaaccctctcctgggagtccatatGTTTTGTGGGTTTCAGCACTACTGCTGACTATGGCCATCGAACTATCAAAGTAtggatgcgacatagaaattggGTCGCAAGCAAAAACTACAGGCCACATGCAGACCTTCTACAAGAGACTAATACAGCTGCGGTCAGCGCATggagctctcctgggagtccagcagTTTgtagccgatgcaccactgcccgtttagTGCAACCCTCGAACATGCCtagtaaggatgcgacacagaaattgcgtcgcaattaaaagGAACAGGCTCCATGCCATCTTTTTCCGAAGAGAAAAACGCGGCTGCTGTCGCCGTattaaacctctcctgggagtccatatGTTTTGTAGGTTTCAGCACTACTGCTGACTATGGCCATCGAACTATCAACTCCAGAACGATGAAATTTCGACTACAGCTATCTAACCTTAGACAGTCAGTCCTTTGAAATTGCCAAAGGTTATCTCCACAGGAGTTAGTTATAGTATACCACGACAATGAACGATAAACAGTAtcctggcttttcagatctatattGTTACACTTTCTCGTAGAAATGCTTAAGAGAAGACAAGCCACTCTCACACTTATTTTGATTCCGCCCGGATAATCTTTAATGTCTTTATTACAGCCTAAACATCATTTCTGTGAGACAacaggaagttatcaacatgagATAATGCATGACGAATCTTTGTGGTAGCCCTCCACCGAATAGTATTTTCTAGAATTGAGAACAAGCAAGCAGTCTGGTTATTTAGCAGTATGTCTTGCTGTTGATATTTGGGCCTTGGAAGCAATGTGCAGCTACTCAGCAATGAGCAGCTACGCTGGTTCCAAGAATTTCTCGCACTAGGGAGCAAACAATGCTTTCGATCGAAGAGGCGAAAAGAACTGCCTACTGGGGTTTACCTGTTAGGTGTTTCTGGTCATGGCAGGAGAGAAGTGGGTCACCTGGGCATGGCATTTCTCAAGTGCTGTAAACGCCCAGTGCGTAAAGGGAAGAGGTCCGTAAAAATCTCCGAGTTTCTATGTTCACTTTGGGTCGCACACTGTCGATGGAATCATGAGGTGGTGTCATCTCTCTGCCTGCCTAGTTTCCTGGGAACTATCAGAATTTTAGAATGGAATGTAACATTTATGGAGCCCCTGAAATGATCTACATTGGTTCGCAAAAGCACTTCTCTTACTTTAACCGAGGCCTGTGGTTGGATATGCTGTATCATTCAGCCCGTCCAGATAATGATATcttgataaatgtgttgttcactttagacCTGAACAGAAACTCAAAACACGCTGCTTAAAGTGAGCATGGGAAGTACAGTTCAGGAATATAATGTCTTACCCCTGTACAGGAACTTACGGGTCACTGGTTGGCTGCTTCTCCAGCAGAGATAAGAATGTCATTAACTTTCGTTATCATTGACCAGAGGTTAAAGCATATGAGCTGAAGGCTATGTTCGTGGAGTCTTGAGATTGGCATGAAATAATTATGGGGGTGGTTGCATGGGTGCTCTTTTCGAGTTTACCGAGGTTTGATGGAAAGGGATCAGCGAAGAAATGGGCCTACTGATACAGACTCTGGCctggaggggatgctggtcttgaCTCTTATTACGAGTGGTTTGCATTTGAGACACATGTCCTGAGTGCGACTTCGTACTGGCTTTGTTCTTGACTGGGGAACCTGTGATGCACTCTTAGGTGTGCCGACAGTTGAGAACTCAGTCATCTTGAACAACTCACTGTACAAATGACAAACCTATTCGTATCACATCTGCCACCGTGACGTTTGATCTCCTTCTGTGCACTgccgtataagtgagtcaaattggtcttACACATTGTAAATGGTTGATGGAGCTACGACAATATGTTCCTATTACCTCtgagttggccggccgctgtggccgagtggttcttggcgcttcaatccggaaccgcgctgctgctacggtcgcagggtccaatcctgcctcgggcatggatgtgtgtgatgtccttagattagttaggtttaggtagttctaagtctagggaactgatgacctcagatgttaagtcccatagtgctcagagccatttgaaccatacctctgGGTCgtgaaaacacggtcctgtcgcattaacccATCTCACCCTTTTTCTCCACATCACGGGATGCCGTaggtggtagatatagcgctctccgtcTTCTACCCAGTtctgatttaaattggaatgaccacatggaCAAAAGTGCAGCGAAGGCGGAGCAGAGGCCGATGAGAAGTTGCAGGATGCAGAGATACtgtctaaaaccacgttggaattctGCTGTATGGGGTCCTTAGCAGATTGGTTTGAAAAAGATGACTCCTTTTGAGATGTTAGAGTGCCATGAATGTGATTCaccagtggttgtaatcattaaaagacatcaccATAGGAACAAACGCAAGTGTGTGATTGAATGAAgaaacttgattccaaatcgcagacagcatttctagcagaAAGCGTAACACTGTAGATCTAAGAACAAGTGTGTTGGTCATTGGATTTTTTTCATTCCTTATGACTTGAGTCTAGCGCTGCATTTTTAAGTGATCCCTCACATAGCACTCTatttactgtatgtgatcatttttTAGTCCACCATCATCGTAACTCGCCTATAACCctgtggatatattgcagaacctctgttacactgtcAACATGGCATCAggatagaatgtgttacaaatactgttcATTAGGTGAGAAATATCTAGTAGAAACACTAGAGAGATGCAAATATCAACTTactaccacattccttagccggcTCACATTCTAAATTCGGTGAGAAGGGTGATATTATTACGAACCTCTGGCGACGTGCATCCGACTTTCGGTACGTTGCTACACTCCCCAGCAATCACTATCGATATTCAATGTCACAGTTTTTGTGCGGAAGACCACTTCATCAGGAAGCAATATCATACCTCGATCTTTTTAGCATGGATACTGTCAGCGACTCGTGTATGCATGTACAACCAAGATCGCTTTTTATGCACGGTGAtagtaacatagtcgttgcgatcgtgtgTTTAATAGGTGGTCGCTTagaagacgattacgtctctcttcccGACACAAAGGTACCACTCACAAGGAAAACCAATGGGGCATGTCCATCCATCCCGGTATTTTCGCTCACTATTGTATGGTTGTGTTGCACCAGCATTTAGTTATTGGCGAAGTGGTATACTTGTATGGCTTGTGTGATAGATTCGATATGATCAGCACGCTTATAACGTGTGTGTtggggtgtaaagttactgtggtcagtgttctgaCATGTGTGTTTTAGACATAAAAAATACCTTACCCCGCGTTTGAGTTAACATAAAAAGTTCCTGATCATCTGAATTACATATTCCATTCTTGACGGGCAATGGGCTTCTATAACGGAAAAAATCTACACTTGTAATAATATTTTAAGCCACCATAGTGCTGTCATCTTACCTATTGAGCTACATCATAGTGAGAGGGCTATGAAGCAAGAAACAGCACATGATTTACAATAATAGATATTTTGCTTACAAATCAGCAATGGTACATAGGAGGCATTACATCAACAAGGAAAAGGCACTAGTTCTTTTTTACAGCAGTTTTAGAATAACACGTAGTTGCAATTTCGTTCCCCATCACCAAACTCCACTCACTGTTCACTATTGTCTGTGTGCCAATATTCAGGCCCTTTGATCCACTAGCAGTTAAATTATATACTGAACTGAATAGTAGTAGTGCACAGGGAGCTAGCAGTATGTTCATATCCAGACTGTGTCTTCGCATCATCGCTTGAATGTCCTGCAGTTCAGTGGATGGTGCATCTGTCCAGTACTGGACTACACCATAATATTTGAAACCCTCAGTACACTTCTGCAAGTTGGGGACAGGTTGTATGCCTTCTTCATCAGATAAACTGATGAATGGTAGAGACAATAGGAGATTCTAGTCCTCTGCCAGCATGCCGACCAGGTCTACACATGCCACAGGTCGTTGTGACCTCTGTGGGTTCTGAAACGATGGAGTACTCTCTGTCAGTATCCGCCAAAGAGAGGCAGGGGAAAACGCAGAAGGGGGAATGTTGGGTTTGGAGGCCAGGTGGGTGCAGGATCGATTCCCAGACAGCCCCCACACAAAATgacatcgatttaattaattagtcaatcagttgATAGAGTGGGTGGGGGCTATTCAAATAACACAGGCCAGTGCGGGCTCTAGCTCATCAGGTTTGCTTGTTTTGGGCGCTCCAACACTCTCAGCTGTGCCTGTCTGGCGAGCACGCGCTTGTGGTTTGTTGACTAGCTTGCTCTCCCTCGCGCATGCGCTGCATGCCTCTGATACCACTCGCGTCGCGGCGAGTaggtgtaaggggtccgcaggcccttactattaaaatttgcgctcacacaggtcggtagggcaaatatcgagtagtgtgtgcaggacgcgcgagctagaggggattccccggagtgccgagtggacggcttgggtagattcccgcggggcgggaataactgggcggagagcagtgtgaAGCGTAGCGTGGAGTGCCGAggccgggtgtggtaggttcccgcaaggtgggcatagctgtgcaaaaagccagcagaaattattacaatctaccggcaaagggagtggccaacgccgtggttttaaCCCCTTTGCATCAGttatgcggaaaagtgagaaagttttattataaagtgatttcagtgagattgagtgccgctgttatacttccgcgtctaccgcgccggcattacttggattacagtgattggatattgcgtgtgacgattaacaataactaaagagacctgtgatgagattacccgtcattaacagtgtattgacgaaggcagtggctgtctccttatttttgtgctttgctaagaatataggttttgttcatgaaactgtgtttgctgtcctcattaccaccaaaccatacttattaccatatttgtgaggatagtacggaatgtaacacctcctgagcagtccaatccgattgcaagcccattaggtacacggtcacattaattaattgtctaattttgggctgctacttaggtccgcgaacgggcggataactaaaaccataaaaggacgtgttacaccttggcttaccgtggaCAGGACTCGGACTAATGCAATTTTCGAACGCAGTGTTACACAATTGGCTTAtcgtgaaaagaacaagtgcaattttcggacgagaaaacaaaatattcaatgtggaatcgggacagtacatgaacgttaaaatcgcgataaggaacagtgtaatATTTGAACAATATGAAGTAATAAatcgcacgattgtgactaaactgtttttcttgccagatgAGATAGCCAAAtaacgtcaataaactgtgttgtaaagtgcaaacgcgaaaatccgcgcgaaaaactgtgaaaagtggacgctaaagagagacacgtgtgaacattaataTAGCGAAACGAGCTAAAATTTcagcacaaaagttgttagaaaggtgtttaatgataacatgttgaccgaaattgccttttgaacggtgaaaatcggacgatttcatgtggacccataaactggtacgcTGAGGATAACGTATTGTGGCAACGCAATtagggagtgacgtcacgcagagccacgtagcagtcgcgccaaagagcttcgatccgcgaggtgatttcagaCGACgaacgacgcaacttcgagacagcgagcgcagtcccggcatctagcggctgaacgacgaactacgcccgcctgcagcgccacgggcggccgacggagaactacgtcgtCTAACAGCTGGCCTTCAACTTCGCGCGAGCTCCAACAGCGGACCGACCACGCCCAtctgaaacgtcaaaacatcgcgactcgcggtaacatcggttggtgagtgaagacgacggatttaaataacagtaaattgcagtgtgcaatcttcgtgataaataaacagttttaactgagattcacgttagggaaaatgctaaattgtagtaatttcagaaaagttgcgaaacacattttaaagtctagcatgcttattggtgcacactgcattgtataagtgacaattgttttgaggaatttgcatttttagattttgtgagagttatgattatcttgtttaaaacattttttacataaattgtGTATGGGAAAATTGTTCTTGAAGTATTAGGTTTTTGAGAGCGGTTATGATTAATACGCATGCATGttatatcattttgggaattaactaaagaaattgcaggtactgtttgagtaggttcatgataattaggagtgttttgaattattggaggttattttgtactacttgcctgggcattaaaaataaaccaaaaatgtcttctgaagataggcaggtctgtgaggcaatagttgaaagaaaaggggtaggacagagagacagggatgattcaggaatcagtgattgtggattgtcattaggaagcccagcagcacattcaactagttaccctgagacaccggaacaagcaatgagagctaggccagtttcagaggaggcTGATATGCGATCGATGTTGGCAGCCTTGCTAAAAGAAACTAGAGAAACTaaagaatcattaaaggaagagtttcaaaagtcattagaaaaaaattcacaagaaagtagagagagggaagaaaggtcagagaagcgtttacaagaatcattagagaagaattcacaggaaacaagagaatcattagagaagagttcacaagaaactaaAGCATCGTTAGAGAGGAAttcacaagaaaccaaagaaagactggagtcatttaaggaagatttacaagagataaaaacgtcacaaatgaaaatagaatataatctgaagaaggaaatacaggagctacaagaacagtggaaaatcgATATCAACGAaagagagaataagctgcagaagagcatagaccaagtccagggaaacgtggagaaggtggaaggaaagttaacacaaAAAATAGAAGACGATATCGAAGAAACGaaggccgaattgggagaaagaatcaacgaagtggaaacaaagtgCAATTATCGAATCGCCGAAGTGACGCAGAGGCAACAACAATGCCACGAGGCGGTTAGGGGGATAGAAGATAAGCAAAACCGACTAACTGTTAATCTGCAAAATGCTGTAACCATGCAACGAGAAGGAGAAAAGAGGGTCGCAATGGAGGTCAAacagttacaacagggagtgcagcaattggaaagcaagacagaggaaattgatagacgaattagtAATGCAACCTTAGCCGTTGGGGAAAATAAGGTCATTACATTGATGAGcaatgataatcggtgcatccaaagtaatacagggcagaagtttagaccaaaaggagggttgcacccaaggatatttatgaaatggctaaaaggagttcttCCAGcgcatcttaaggactcagacaagattcaatttgcaatagatagaatggaaggtgaggcgttcacttggggagtcaggaagaaggaagggactacaagTTATGACCAATTTGAGGAGGAATTCTTAAGGAAATACTGGtctaaaagccatcaatgtgcagcaattgaggacctactccatcgcaaatcacttagtacatggaggggaacgttgagagagtttgctgaacatttgtgggaattgaacgagaccctggaacaacccctgagtgatgac
This portion of the Schistocerca nitens isolate TAMUIC-IGC-003100 chromosome 7, iqSchNite1.1, whole genome shotgun sequence genome encodes:
- the LOC126195779 gene encoding myosin heavy chain, embryonic smooth muscle isoform-like; its protein translation is MLAALLKETRETKESLKEEFQKSLEKNSQESREREERSEKRLQESLEKNSQETRESLEKSSQETKASLERNSQETKERLESFKEDLQEIKTSQMKIEYNLKKEIQELQEQWKIDINERENKLQKSIDQVQGNVEKVEGKLTQKIEDDIEETKAELGERINEVETKCNYRIAEVTQRQQQCHEAVRGIEDKQNRLTVNLQNAVTMQREGEKRVAMEVKQLQQGVQQLESKTEEIDRRISNATLAVGENKVITLMSNDNRCIQSNTGQKFRPKGGLHPRIFMKWLKGVLPAHLKDSDKIQFAIDRMEGEAFTWGVRKKEGTTSYDQFEEEFLRKYWSKSHQCAAIEDLLHRKSLSTWRGTLREFAEHLWELNETLEQPLSDDVMISAIKRRLNHRMQETIPGSLIEDREALMKILEQLESVRSQGHDQHNGQNREGGNDPRNHFNNSSNYRGRGGGYGYRNRGGGRQWRNDWRGNEEPRDHERRWDRRMNDTVHIEEEERPEN